In Sesamum indicum cultivar Zhongzhi No. 13 linkage group LG8, S_indicum_v1.0, whole genome shotgun sequence, the sequence taatttaaaattattgaatttattaacttttgataattttttgaaccaACTCAATAATTTCAAGGTGGGTTGATTTGGGAAAATATTTGTCAGAAGTTCCATTTAGAACTGTCGCAATACCTTCACATCGTCACCACATGAATTCTACTTTTAACATGGCATGATTGTAATTATTTCAGACAAactatttatttgacttaGGATCAGGACACTAAGTCAGCAGGTATAATTCTCttttaaaagggaaaaaaaaaaaaaaaaagaagatttatATAACAATGGACtatacaaatattatgtaCACACCCCCAAGAACGTAGAAATTATGAACATGTTTACTAAACTGCTAATCTCAACTTCAAACTGCCCCcagaaatcaataaattataaccacATTACCTACAATACCAACCTCCGTTCACAAATCCAATCCAATGATCTTCGATGAAACTGATCCATCATTCATGCCCGTCATATCAACCAACTAGACAAAGGATGTCCGCATGATGAACAGCAGATCAGGAGAACCGATCACGAGTCAAGACCAAACACAAATGTTGCCATTCTTGTCTGAGGTAGCCAAAGGTTTCCCAAGATTACTCCACGAACAGCATAACACCGGAGAGGTGTGCTCCTTTAGAGTGCTTACTACTTTGGCATTTGTTACTGACCAGATATGTACAGACCCATCAGCCGATCCAGCAGCAACGTAACCATCATCAGGACTTATGCAAGATCTGCTCCAATTAGATGCCACTCTGTTTCCGTTGCCTCTCAGTGTGGCACAGATTTCAAGGGTAcgcatatcaaataaattatgtaagtTGTCCCTCCCACTCgacaaaattacatttccaTTTCTGGACAAGGATAGAGATGTAACAGCAAAAGAATGTGCTGCAACCTCACTCAGAAGTTTTCCCGTCTGAATATCCCATAGTCGGAGATTCCCGTCTACATGGCCAGAACAAATGGTCTGCCCATCCATGCTAAAACAAAGGGCATTGCAATTGCTGTGGAATATAAGAGTGTTTACACAGTAGCCTTTCTGCAGATCCCAGACCTTTATCGTGCGGTCATAAGCAGCACTCACAACGTTTCGATTGGACACCTTGCTGACATCCACTGCACAGACTTTATCCACATGGCCAGTGAGAGTGTGTCGCACCCGACCAGAACTTACATCCCATACATACAAATTGTTTGCACTACTGGCTGCAATAACAGATTTGTTATCATGTGTAATGCAGACATCAAGAACAGAGCCAAGACAACCATAAAGGGTGCGACTTAGTGACCCTGTGTGTGTGTCCCACATTTTAACTGTTTTGTCCTGTCCTCCGCTAACCAATTTACTGGAATTATACTCGAACAGTACAGAGGCACAGCCACCTTCATGGGCAGGGATTCTCTGTTTGCATATAGTCGGAATGGTTGACTCAACATAATACTCCGCACCTTCTTCACTTTGGCGGACTACACCATCAACTTGTTGACGGGCTAGAAGTTGTATGCTGCTTCCTTTGACACGATCAAGCATGTCCTCATAAATAGCATTTGCCTAATAAAAGAACATTACCAACAATAAGCACAATCAGAAACATTTTCACacttataagataaaaaataagtagtaaaataacaattttaagaAGATAGAGTAGAAAACTCATGCCAGGTCATGAGATGGAGGATCCACTTCTAAATGCCAAAGTAACGGAAATTTCAGTGTCTTGTTATGGTTTCAAAAATAAGTCAAGGTACAATAAAATGGCAATTTTAACTTTTCTCAACTGGTATATCCATTTTTAAATGTAACTAACTAAACGACATCAAACACGATAGACCAAAAAGGCATTTAATCTTCACAATAATAAACGCTAGATGATTCTATCAAATGCCGTAACACAACTGTCCACATGCAACCCTTGTCTTGTGTCTTTGATAAGGGGCAGATGGACAATCCCATATGTTCAACTTAACCATATACCACATAAGAACAGACATTGTATAAAGATACCTCATTCAGGCGTTCGGcatctttcattttctctaaCATCCAACGGTCGATTAGCATCTTGTTTTCGGCCTCCGCATTGTTTGCTCTAAGAACGGTTGCTTCAAGTTGTCCTTTAAGATCCTGGTGTTCGCTTATCAATAATTCTAGGGCCTTGGTCTTTTCTTCTAACTGCACAGCTAAACGGGAGCATTCATCCCTGTAAATGAGGGAGCGTTATGATAGCTTATGCAGTAACTTCTCATAGTTCCAATTCTAGACAGTTCATATATAAACAATGAAGGTTTTAAAGCCATAGAAAGAGAGGGAGgatgcataattaaatataagacCTTGCTTGACTAAGCTCATTTTGCAACTCAGATATCATGCATTCTTTCTCTTGTATTAAAGCTTTTGAAGTTCTGGATTCAGCTACTTCCACCACAAGTTGTTCTGATAGTCGAGATTGAGCTTTGTAACACTGCTGGAGCTCCACTTCAAGATTTTCAGCTTTTTCTTTCCACTCTGAGCCCTTTAACATACGCATGAGTAGGCTTAAGACAAAAGTCATGCATGACTAAATACATATTATACAGGCATGCTGTTTCCACTCTGAGCCGTTTAAAGCACAATACAAAGACATCAAGTATTTGAGAAGTAGTATACTTATGTAACTCAAAGCAAACatcaaaaactaaatgaaTACACATAGTTCATAATTAAACATGCGCCAATTccatcataatattttaaacgCACGGAAAGTTTCTCCACTATTTCATGTGATACCCATTAGTGATTGAAAACAATACTTCTAACAGATCCACCACGACAAAAGAATAAAGCACCTGAGATGATTCTTTCTTCCCAGCATGCAACAATATTGCTATAATGCTGACGTCTATCACCAGCCACAACTAAATCTTTCCATCTATTATTTccatcataatattttaaacgCACGGAAAGTTTCTCCACTATTTCATGTGATACCCATTAGTGATTGAAAACAATACTTCTAACAGATCCACCACGACAAAAGAATAAAGCACCTGAGATGATTCTTTCTTCCCAGCATGCAACAATATTGCTATAATGCTGACGTCTATCACCAGCCACAACTAAATCTTTCCATCTATTATTAGCCTATTTTCTAGTGATTAATCATGTCAGAGATTGATATATAGATGCTATGCATAGACTAATTTTTCGAGAACTGTAATCCATTATCTCAAGTAGTTTAGTTATCACACAGTAAGGGACATCGCCAAATCTATCTTATTATTACCTTCCATCTCCGTCATACAAAATCATAATTCTTTTCCATCTTACTAGAGAGAAAAGGCTGAATTAACACGCCAGTAAGTTTAATACTATCAAACTCAACATAAATCTATACCACAGAACTAGTTTCAATCTTTCTAAACCAAATTCAAGCATTCGATCAAAGCTGCAACAACTCAACCATTACATAGCTAAGTCCATCACCAAGACAATAAATTGAAACCAGAAAATAAATGGGCCAAAAACCTCTGCAGCATACTACCACAATTGATCaactaaaattcaaaacaacaATCCAAAAAACCTGAGACACAATCGGGCGAGAGAGAGCGATGAAAGCAGGTGAATGAGCGCCCTCTTCCAGTAAATGCCGCTTTCTCAGAGCTTTCAAAGCGTGCTTTATCGCTCCCATTGCTACATCTTCTTGCGACctgaaaatcaaattaacccaaaagagaaaaaatcatACCCATTAAACCCAAAAGAAGCaagaaagtaaaaaagtaAACATATGTAAAGATAACGAACGTCAAGTCAGCTAAGAATCCGAAAATTACATGTTGAGTAATGAGTTTTTGGGTCCCGTCTAGGGATTTGAGCAATTGAAATTGGGGGTTTTGTTTCCGAAACTTATCGATGATTGTGGTAAATGAAACAGAGGAGAatgataaaagaatttgagatTTATAGTGTGATTTGTTTCCGAATTTAATAAGCTGCAGAGTTTGCCTGAAGAAGGAAGGTGATTGAAGAACTACAGTTACTGGCTGTGATATTGCGCGGTGAAGGTTCTCCCACGAAGCGATCCGGGTACGAGAGGGGTAGGGTTAAAGTGGCGGGTCGGGTATAAAGAGTAATGTGGATCTTGTACTAGTTTTAGGATTTCAAGATTTTGAAGTCTCttgaaatgtatttttttataattaagtttcCACATATATTTGTGCTTATAATTGTTTAACATAAtagtttttgtaaaataaataataaagaatttgcacatgaaaaaattacccatagaccaaaataaaaaaaatcaaataagatGAATATCCCCTTCAAATTTCTACTATTAAATCTTTActtattgtttttcttgaaaatgtccGCACATGAATCTCCTATTGTTACCCTTCTTGAAATGTCATTAGGTCTAGCGCAACAGGTTTGTTGTATACTAAATTCTGCATTGGTTGCAGACATGAAGCCACACAATGTAGGACGAGGTGTTGCCTCATCAACATGGGCACACAGTCGGCAAGTTCTAACAAAGGGTGAAGCAAGGAAGCAGCATGTGTCGGgaagtttgaattttcaaaatagttgGGCTGTCAACGGTAAAATGTTATCTCTCGGTTTATTCGGCCTGAACTCGCATGATTTTTAAAGGATGGTGAGAGTTCATTGTGTAGAAGCATGTCCTAATATTTCATATGTACCGTACTTAGTATTCATTGTTATTTCACAACTGACGCATAcggaaaaagaacaaaataaggAAAAGAATAGCAGAGTAGAAGGGTAGGAAGAGGGAGTTTGATTGGAGAATGTTAAATAGGTAAAGGAGAAAACAGCGAGTGCCGAAAACCAATCTTTATACAACAAGCACGTCCCCAGCAATGATGAACTAGCGACCCAACACTTTCCAAAGAGCAATCAATTATATGGAAACTATACCCCCccacattttcatttttctcataacaagaaaaactgaaaaagtaTCAACTCAAATTTCAATGACCAAGTTACACACCCCACCACCATAAATTTAGACCAATCTTCTTTCTTCCTATTGCTTTCTTGCCACCAGCCAATACATCGGGCAGAAATTTACAGCAGCATCGACATATTCATGAAGCCCCTGTCCAGNNNNNNNNNNNNNNNNNNNNNNNNNNNNNNNNNNNNNNNNNNNNNNNNNNNNNNNNNNNNNNNNNNNCTGGATGTCGATGCTCATTCGGGACTTCTCATGATACTCTACGCTCCTTCGGGATCTTTCCATTTGGTCAAACGAGACTTTAAGCTTGGAAAGCTTGTCCTCATTGTGAAATTTGTATTCGAACGCTTTTAGTTTTTCTGGCCTATCAGTGCTCCGCCTAGGTTTCTCTCTCCGGTCGGTGCTCTTCCTTGGACCTTCAAGGCAATCGGTGCTCCTCCTGGAATGTTCGGGCCGGTCGATACTTCTCCTCGACATGTTCCTTTGGGAGGGAGGTTTTTCTACTGTGGACACAAACTTTTTTAGGTGCTTGATATAATCAGGATA encodes:
- the LOC105168556 gene encoding autophagy-related protein 16, with translation MSQEDVAMGAIKHALKALRKRHLLEEGAHSPAFIALSRPIVSQGSEWKEKAENLEVELQQCYKAQSRLSEQLVVEVAESRTSKALIQEKECMISELQNELSQARDECSRLAVQLEEKTKALELLISEHQDLKGQLEATVLRANNAEAENKMLIDRWMLEKMKDAERLNEANAIYEDMLDRVKGSSIQLLARQQVDGVVRQSEEGAEYYVESTIPTICKQRIPAHEGGCASVLFEYNSSKLVSGGQDKTVKMWDTHTGSLSRTLYGCLGSVLDVCITHDNKSVIAASSANNLYVWDVSSGRVRHTLTGHVDKVCAVDVSKVSNRNVVSAAYDRTIKVWDLQKGYCVNTLIFHSNCNALCFSMDGQTICSGHVDGNLRLWDIQTGKLLSEVAAHSFAVTSLSLSRNGNVILSSGRDNLHNLFDMRTLEICATLRGNGNRVASNWSRSCISPDDGYVAAGSADGSVHIWSVTNAKVVSTLKEHTSPVLCCSWSNLGKPLATSDKNGNICVWS